The following are from one region of the Stanieria cyanosphaera PCC 7437 genome:
- a CDS encoding TetR family transcriptional regulator, whose product MSAQKKSTKTRLIEAALDLFAEKGVTETTTKAVAERAQVNEVTLFRHFGNKHGLLLAVMEDSAMFARLGKALVEQANSKESVSHALKDYAKVSLQALERVPELVRSLVGEAGQYPVENRLALGRGVAQANTYIAQHLAKAIAIEGLQSRFPPEKLASLLNGLLLGYFVINSISEGDPLWEGQDDFLESLMELFLQGAILSPIATSVTTATKTYSAQVATVTDLPANLVHSIFQQAKKQGRQDYALVYLLFGAGLSPQEVINLKRSHLISEPQQYLLEINGNPIRQVPLNQWIMGKRYGFSQNNPLTQWLKSRKDNQLTMFINQEQQPLSESELQALWQDWTEGLLTPQGESPSIEQTRQTWCVEMLLKGIELEDLSILSGIEVEDLQPYARRAREKLAIEQAHLLDQKP is encoded by the coding sequence ATGTCTGCCCAAAAAAAATCAACTAAAACCCGTCTCATCGAGGCTGCACTAGATTTGTTTGCAGAAAAAGGAGTTACCGAAACGACAACGAAGGCAGTTGCCGAACGCGCCCAAGTCAATGAAGTTACTTTATTTCGTCATTTTGGTAATAAACATGGGTTACTTTTAGCCGTGATGGAAGATTCTGCGATGTTTGCTCGCTTAGGCAAAGCTTTAGTCGAACAAGCTAATTCAAAGGAAAGTGTTTCTCATGCCCTCAAAGATTATGCCAAGGTTAGTTTACAGGCTCTGGAACGAGTTCCTGAGTTAGTCCGTTCCCTAGTGGGAGAAGCAGGTCAATATCCGGTTGAAAATCGTTTAGCATTAGGACGAGGAGTTGCCCAAGCTAACACTTATATTGCCCAACATTTAGCAAAAGCGATCGCTATTGAAGGATTACAGAGTCGTTTTCCCCCAGAAAAATTAGCCAGTTTACTGAATGGACTTTTGTTGGGTTATTTTGTAATCAATTCAATCAGTGAAGGAGATCCGCTTTGGGAAGGACAAGATGATTTTTTAGAGAGTTTAATGGAGTTATTTTTACAGGGTGCAATTCTGTCTCCAATAGCAACATCTGTGACTACTGCAACAAAGACTTATTCCGCTCAAGTAGCGACAGTGACGGATTTACCAGCTAATTTAGTCCACTCAATCTTCCAACAAGCAAAAAAACAAGGAAGACAAGATTATGCTTTGGTTTATCTTTTGTTTGGAGCAGGTTTATCACCTCAAGAAGTGATAAATTTAAAGCGATCGCATTTAATCAGTGAACCGCAGCAATATCTTTTAGAGATTAATGGTAATCCTATACGACAAGTTCCCCTCAATCAATGGATTATGGGAAAACGCTATGGTTTTTCTCAAAACAATCCCTTAACTCAGTGGTTGAAAAGCCGTAAAGATAACCAATTAACTATGTTTATCAATCAAGAACAACAACCTTTGTCTGAGTCGGAATTACAAGCTTTATGGCAAGATTGGACTGAAGGTTTACTTACGCCTCAAGGTGAATCTCCAAGCATAGAACAAACTCGCCAGACTTGGTGTGTCGAAATGTTGCTCAAAGGAATTGAGTTAGAGGATTTAAGTATTTTGAGCGGTATAGAAGTCGAGGATTTACAACCCTATGCACGAAGAGCTAGAGAAAAGTTGGCAATCGAACAAGCGCATCTTCTTGATCAAAAACCTTAA
- a CDS encoding NAD(P)/FAD-dependent oxidoreductase — translation MTKVAIIGCGVIGAAIAYELSRIPQLNLTLIDQNYPASGSTGAALGVLMGVISHKTKGRAWQLRRDSIQRYETLIPELERITGKEIPFNRQGIVKLLFPEDNLEKWHKLAETRRNQGWELKIWDRTQLQQHCPQIENNQIIAAVYSPQDRQINPTILTETLVAAAISNGVDCKFGEKVTKIIPPDQNKTENYQIETTKTTITADWVVIAAGLGSTPLTTALQQSLTLRPVLGQALKFKFDSDLGKSDFQPVVTGDDKHIVPLGNGEYWFGATVEFPQNGSEVTAQPELLAQLHQDAIAFCPALAAGKIIQTWIGKRPRPEGQAAPVIQQLPNYPKVLLATGHYRNGVLLAPATAQAIAAIIAKT, via the coding sequence ATGACTAAAGTTGCCATTATTGGATGTGGAGTAATCGGAGCAGCGATCGCTTACGAATTAAGTCGCATTCCTCAATTAAATCTTACTTTAATTGACCAAAACTACCCTGCTTCTGGTTCGACTGGTGCAGCGTTGGGTGTTTTAATGGGTGTCATTAGTCATAAAACTAAAGGTAGAGCTTGGCAACTGCGTCGCGATAGTATTCAACGTTATGAAACCTTGATTCCTGAATTAGAAAGGATTACAGGCAAGGAAATACCTTTTAATCGGCAGGGTATTGTCAAACTACTATTTCCTGAAGATAATCTCGAAAAATGGCATAAATTAGCCGAAACAAGGCGTAATCAAGGTTGGGAATTGAAAATTTGGGATCGAACTCAATTACAACAACATTGCCCTCAGATTGAAAATAATCAGATTATCGCTGCGGTTTATTCTCCTCAAGATCGACAAATCAATCCTACAATTCTTACAGAAACCCTTGTTGCTGCTGCCATTAGTAATGGTGTCGACTGTAAATTTGGAGAAAAAGTAACCAAAATTATACCTCCCGATCAAAATAAAACGGAAAATTATCAAATTGAAACCACCAAGACAACTATTACGGCAGATTGGGTAGTTATCGCTGCTGGTTTGGGTTCTACTCCTTTAACTACCGCGTTACAACAATCCTTAACCCTGCGTCCAGTTTTAGGACAAGCTTTAAAATTCAAATTTGACTCTGATTTAGGTAAAAGCGATTTTCAACCTGTAGTTACAGGAGATGACAAACATATAGTTCCTTTAGGGAACGGTGAATATTGGTTCGGTGCGACTGTCGAATTTCCTCAAAATGGTTCAGAAGTGACCGCTCAACCAGAATTACTCGCTCAACTCCATCAAGATGCGATCGCTTTTTGTCCAGCTTTAGCAGCAGGAAAAATTATTCAAACTTGGATAGGGAAACGCCCTCGTCCCGAAGGACAAGCAGCCCCCGTAATTCAACAACTTCCCAATTACCCCAAAGTTTTACTCGCCACAGGACATTATCGCAATGGTGTTTTGCTTGCCCCTGCTACCGCTCAAGCTATTGCTGCCATAATTGCTAAAACATAA
- a CDS encoding alpha/beta hydrolase yields the protein MKHWEGTFPGANGLNLYCQSWHPQTLAKAVLVIIPGHGGHSGIFTKMIKYLIERDYIVYSFDLRGNGRSPGQRGYINNWAEFRADLKAFLHLVKTKEPELPLFVIGQSLGGTIALDYVLREPSNQLKGLILIAPALGLGVNPWKILIGKLLSRILPHFSLDTGIDFSASSRDPEVVAACAQDTLRHSQGTARLATELLKTIDWIYLHVTELQIPLLILHGGADRVTLSESSRLFFERLTLADKEIREYPDSYHELHNDLNYQEVLTDIKDWLNRN from the coding sequence ATGAAACATTGGGAGGGAACTTTCCCTGGTGCAAATGGACTTAATCTTTACTGCCAAAGTTGGCATCCTCAAACTTTAGCTAAAGCGGTTTTAGTAATTATTCCTGGACACGGTGGACATAGTGGTATTTTTACTAAGATGATCAAATATCTAATTGAACGCGATTATATCGTCTATAGTTTTGATTTGCGAGGAAACGGGCGATCGCCTGGTCAAAGAGGTTATATTAATAATTGGGCAGAATTTCGAGCCGACTTAAAAGCTTTTCTTCATTTAGTTAAAACCAAAGAACCAGAACTTCCATTATTCGTTATTGGTCAAAGTCTTGGAGGAACAATTGCTTTAGACTATGTGTTACGAGAACCATCAAACCAACTAAAAGGATTAATTTTGATAGCACCAGCGTTAGGATTAGGTGTTAATCCCTGGAAAATTCTTATTGGCAAACTATTATCACGTATTTTGCCTCATTTTTCTCTAGATACAGGGATAGACTTCTCCGCTAGTTCTCGCGATCCTGAAGTAGTAGCTGCTTGCGCCCAAGACACTTTACGTCATAGTCAAGGTACTGCCAGATTAGCAACAGAATTGTTAAAAACAATTGATTGGATTTATCTTCATGTGACGGAACTACAGATTCCTCTTTTGATTCTTCATGGTGGCGCGGATCGAGTCACTTTGTCAGAAAGCAGTAGACTTTTTTTTGAACGCTTGACTTTAGCTGATAAAGAAATTCGAGAATATCCTGATAGCTATCACGAACTTCACAACGATTTGAACTATCAAGAAGTACTAACAGATATAAAAGATTGGTTAAACAGAAATTGA
- a CDS encoding type II toxin-antitoxin system PemK/MazF family toxin has translation MVKYYIPDRGDIIKLSFSPQQGKEQAGIRPALVISPVAYNRISHFILACPITSQVKGWRFEVVLPQGLNTYGVILADQVRLLDWQIRQAKLIEKAPSEVIEEVLARLSPLVS, from the coding sequence ATGGTAAAGTATTACATCCCAGATAGAGGAGACATTATCAAACTTTCATTTAGTCCCCAACAAGGCAAAGAACAAGCAGGAATAAGACCAGCATTAGTAATTTCCCCTGTTGCATATAATCGTATCTCTCATTTTATCCTAGCTTGTCCAATTACCAGCCAGGTAAAAGGTTGGCGGTTTGAAGTTGTTTTACCCCAAGGATTAAATACTTATGGTGTTATTTTAGCCGACCAAGTGCGGTTATTAGATTGGCAAATTCGTCAAGCAAAGTTGATCGAAAAAGCACCATCAGAAGTTATTGAAGAAGTATTAGCACGTTTATCTCCTTTAGTGTCATGA
- a CDS encoding Uma2 family endonuclease: MVTTTSKPITLEEFLALPETKPASEYIDGKIIQKPMPKGKHSTIQGELTTALNNALKPQKIARAFPELRCTFDGRSTVPDITVFTWDRIPRDDNGEIADSFQAAPEWTIEILSPEQSQTRVTKNILHCLDNGTQLGWLIDPQEKSVLVYWRSQQPAFFEIATDVLPVPDFAKAFELTLGELFGWLLE, from the coding sequence ATGGTTACAACAACCTCTAAACCTATTACCTTAGAAGAATTTTTAGCATTACCAGAAACCAAGCCCGCTAGTGAATATATCGATGGGAAAATTATTCAAAAACCAATGCCAAAAGGAAAACACAGCACGATCCAAGGGGAACTTACAACTGCTCTCAATAACGCACTCAAACCACAAAAAATTGCCAGGGCTTTTCCAGAACTAAGATGTACTTTTGATGGACGTTCTACTGTACCTGATATAACTGTATTTACTTGGGACAGGATACCGCGCGACGATAATGGTGAAATAGCAGATTCGTTTCAAGCTGCACCAGAATGGACAATTGAAATTTTATCTCCCGAACAAAGCCAAACTAGAGTGACAAAAAATATTCTTCATTGTTTAGACAATGGTACACAATTAGGATGGTTAATCGATCCTCAAGAAAAGTCTGTCTTAGTTTATTGGCGATCGCAACAACCTGCATTTTTTGAAATTGCAACGGATGTTTTACCTGTACCCGATTTTGCTAAAGCTTTTGAGTTAACTTTGGGGGAATTATTTGGTTGGTTATTAGAGTAA
- a CDS encoding CPXCG motif-containing cysteine-rich protein, with the protein MQTTADFFCAFCGEPNCTFVDISAGTQQSYIEDCQVCCRPNILYVRVDEDTLEVEIDTDYEG; encoded by the coding sequence ATGCAAACTACGGCTGATTTTTTTTGTGCTTTTTGTGGCGAACCCAATTGTACTTTTGTCGATATCAGTGCAGGAACACAACAATCATATATAGAAGACTGTCAAGTATGTTGTCGTCCTAATATTCTCTACGTGCGAGTTGATGAAGACACTCTTGAGGTAGAAATCGATACTGATTACGAAGGCTAA
- a CDS encoding UPF0175 family protein — MSIIVPDEILTATRMSETEMRQEIAVMLFQREKLTLAQASRFARMHRVAFQHLLASRRIPVHYRVEDFEQDIQNLREMGKL; from the coding sequence ATGAGTATCATTGTTCCTGATGAAATTTTAACTGCAACCCGCATGAGTGAAACGGAAATGCGTCAAGAAATTGCTGTCATGCTTTTTCAGAGAGAGAAACTCACCCTCGCTCAAGCCAGTCGATTTGCCCGAATGCATCGCGTTGCTTTTCAACACTTACTTGCTAGTCGTCGCATTCCCGTGCATTACAGAGTAGAAGATTTTGAGCAGGATATTCAAAACTTGCGGGAGATGGGCAAATTGTGA
- a CDS encoding transglutaminase-like domain-containing protein, protein MKYRLGCQLDYSLASVSTFIFNICAVENESQTIIEENLQIEPQLEYEEYVTPFINNRYLRLTVPEGKLKISYQATVDLTFTKENPHEITEVPPSNLPLETLYYLYPSRYCQSDRLMQLAQDEFGNLEPGYSRVQAICDWIYNKVTYLSGSTDSHTSAYDIAVERVGVCRDFAHLGIAFCRALNIPARFVAVYANQLQPPDFHACFEAYLENRWYLFDATRLAPREGFVKIGTGKDAADVSFATVFGNVQMDNMKVDIEQVAEELRQPATGADAKRKSESLVYVPDENF, encoded by the coding sequence ATGAAATACAGGCTTGGATGCCAACTTGATTACAGTCTTGCTTCTGTCAGCACTTTTATCTTCAACATCTGTGCAGTTGAAAATGAATCTCAAACTATTATTGAGGAAAATCTTCAGATCGAACCTCAATTAGAATACGAAGAATATGTTACTCCTTTTATCAATAATCGTTATCTACGATTAACTGTGCCTGAAGGCAAATTAAAAATTTCTTATCAAGCAACTGTAGACTTAACTTTTACGAAGGAAAATCCTCATGAGATTACTGAAGTACCTCCCTCAAACTTACCATTAGAAACTTTGTATTATCTTTATCCCTCGCGTTATTGTCAGTCTGACAGACTAATGCAACTGGCACAAGACGAGTTTGGCAACTTAGAACCTGGATATTCCAGAGTTCAGGCAATTTGTGACTGGATTTATAATAAAGTTACTTACTTATCTGGTAGTACAGACTCTCACACCTCTGCTTATGATATCGCCGTAGAACGTGTTGGTGTCTGTCGAGATTTTGCTCATTTGGGAATTGCTTTTTGTCGTGCTTTAAATATTCCTGCTAGGTTTGTTGCCGTCTATGCTAATCAATTACAACCACCTGATTTTCACGCTTGTTTTGAAGCTTATTTAGAAAATCGCTGGTACTTATTTGATGCTACCCGTCTTGCACCACGGGAAGGATTTGTGAAAATTGGTACAGGAAAAGATGCAGCAGATGTTTCTTTTGCCACCGTTTTTGGTAATGTTCAAATGGACAATATGAAAGTAGATATCGAACAGGTAGCAGAAGAATTACGTCAACCTGCAACTGGCGCAGATGCCAAAAGAAAGAGCGAATCTCTCGTGTATGTGCCTGATGAAAACTTTTAA
- a CDS encoding GNAT family N-acetyltransferase, producing the protein MQIEPYHPSYLDAVIRLSLRAWTPVFDSIQNAMDTDVYQAFYPNDWRVSQQKAVEDVCAAEDTNVWVAIDAGSTVGFIAVKLHSEDSMGEIYMVAVDPDFQGQGIGTAMIKFALTWIKEAGMSVAMVETGGDTGHASARHTYEKAGFSLFPVARYFKKL; encoded by the coding sequence ATGCAAATCGAACCATATCACCCCAGCTACCTTGATGCTGTTATCCGTCTTTCGCTTCGGGCATGGACTCCTGTATTCGATTCGATTCAGAACGCGATGGACACTGATGTTTATCAGGCATTCTATCCCAATGATTGGCGTGTAAGCCAACAAAAAGCTGTTGAAGATGTCTGCGCTGCTGAAGACACAAATGTCTGGGTTGCTATCGATGCGGGTTCTACTGTGGGTTTTATAGCCGTGAAACTACACTCAGAGGATAGCATGGGTGAAATCTACATGGTTGCTGTCGATCCAGACTTTCAAGGTCAGGGTATTGGCACTGCTATGATCAAATTTGCTCTTACTTGGATAAAAGAAGCTGGGATGTCTGTTGCTATGGTTGAGACTGGAGGAGATACTGGTCATGCTTCAGCACGTCACACTTATGAAAAAGCAGGCTTTAGTTTGTTTCCAGTTGCCAGATATTTTAAAAAGCTCTAA
- a CDS encoding acyl-CoA desaturase codes for MTQTAISPERKSQLVLSWKSVALFSTIHALALLAPWFFSWSALGVMIFLHWLFGSIGICLGYHRLLTHRSFQVPQWLEYILATIGSLALQGGPIFWVAGHRIHHAYTEDEEKDPYSAKKGFWWSHMLWLLYPREEFFSYESYKKFAPDLDRDPYYRWLNKNFILLQVILGLILYGLGGWSFVIYGIFLRAVLLWHSTWLINSASHRDGYQNFPVEDNSRNLWWAAILTYGEGWHNNHHAHPRVAKAGQRWWEIDVTWWAIKALQMLGLAKKIVV; via the coding sequence ATGACACAAACGGCAATTTCTCCTGAGAGAAAGTCTCAGCTTGTTCTCTCATGGAAAAGTGTGGCTTTATTCTCTACAATTCACGCTTTAGCATTGCTAGCCCCTTGGTTCTTTTCTTGGTCAGCTTTGGGTGTGATGATTTTCCTTCATTGGCTATTTGGTAGCATTGGAATTTGTTTAGGATATCATCGCCTGTTGACTCATCGAAGTTTTCAAGTACCGCAATGGCTTGAATATATTTTAGCAACTATAGGTTCGCTGGCACTTCAAGGAGGTCCAATTTTTTGGGTGGCTGGTCATCGAATACATCATGCCTATACTGAAGATGAAGAGAAAGACCCTTATTCTGCTAAAAAGGGATTCTGGTGGAGTCATATGCTTTGGCTATTGTATCCAAGGGAAGAGTTTTTTTCTTATGAATCTTATAAAAAGTTTGCTCCAGATTTAGACCGAGATCCCTATTATCGTTGGTTGAATAAAAATTTTATTTTACTACAAGTTATTTTAGGACTAATCTTGTACGGTTTAGGTGGCTGGTCTTTTGTGATTTATGGTATCTTCCTCAGAGCCGTCTTACTGTGGCACAGCACCTGGTTAATTAACTCTGCTAGTCATCGTGATGGATATCAAAATTTCCCAGTTGAAGATAATTCTCGTAATCTGTGGTGGGCAGCTATTTTAACTTATGGAGAGGGTTGGCATAATAATCATCACGCTCATCCTCGTGTGGCAAAGGCGGGACAGCGTTGGTGGGAAATTGATGTAACCTGGTGGGCAATTAAAGCACTTCAGATGCTAGGGTTAGCCAAAAAGATTGTGGTATAG
- a CDS encoding 1-acyl-sn-glycerol-3-phosphate acyltransferase: MDHAQPKLDFIPPTFNPFVLRMVHLSLPMLQRFRVQPWLPAGISPIETVNGETLVDLYHQFQNNKIRLILAFRHCEVDDPLSGLYLFSRAIPKLARQQGISLQSPIHSHFMYDRGMTIWAGNWLGWLFAQIGGIPVHRGKTLDWQAIKKARELLVNGRFPLTVAPEGATNGHSEVVSPLEPGVAQLAFWCVEDLAKAKRVEQVVVVPINIQYRYINPQWSKLDWLLSKLEADCGLAKSIEVASTEKPEQFYYQRLLRLGEYLLTEMEHFYRHFYHRHFPDLPQSLSREENLTVRLQNLLDLSLQVGEEYFGLKQKGNIIERCRRLEEAGWNYIYREELSNLKSLSSLKRGLADLIAAEASLRMLHMRLVESFVAVTGTYIQEKPCFERFAETSLILFDAIARIKGTRNPRRPRLGWRKSRVTIGEPISVNQRAIAYQQNRQGAKQAVAQLTHDLQIALEKMIV; encoded by the coding sequence ATGGATCACGCCCAACCAAAACTAGATTTTATTCCTCCCACTTTTAATCCTTTTGTTTTACGGATGGTTCATTTGTCTTTGCCAATGTTGCAAAGATTCCGCGTACAACCGTGGTTACCAGCAGGAATTAGCCCAATTGAAACAGTTAATGGAGAAACTTTAGTCGATCTTTACCATCAATTTCAGAATAACAAAATTCGCCTCATCTTAGCCTTTCGTCATTGTGAAGTAGACGATCCACTTAGTGGTTTGTATTTATTTTCCCGTGCAATACCTAAACTTGCTCGTCAACAAGGTATTTCTCTACAATCTCCTATTCACAGTCATTTTATGTATGACAGGGGTATGACAATTTGGGCTGGTAATTGGTTAGGTTGGTTGTTTGCCCAGATAGGAGGTATTCCCGTGCATCGGGGTAAAACTCTAGATTGGCAGGCGATTAAAAAAGCTAGAGAATTATTAGTTAATGGTCGGTTTCCACTCACAGTTGCTCCTGAAGGTGCTACCAATGGTCATAGTGAGGTTGTTAGTCCCCTTGAACCTGGTGTTGCTCAATTAGCTTTTTGGTGTGTTGAAGATTTGGCAAAAGCTAAGCGTGTAGAACAAGTTGTCGTTGTTCCAATTAACATTCAGTATCGTTACATTAATCCTCAGTGGTCAAAGCTAGATTGGTTGTTAAGTAAATTAGAAGCTGATTGTGGTTTAGCTAAATCAATCGAGGTTGCCAGCACAGAAAAACCCGAACAATTTTATTATCAACGTTTACTAAGATTGGGTGAATATTTGCTGACAGAGATGGAACATTTTTATCGTCACTTTTATCATCGCCATTTTCCTGATTTACCTCAATCCCTTAGTCGAGAAGAAAATTTAACTGTCAGACTTCAAAATTTACTAGATCTTTCTTTGCAAGTAGGAGAAGAATATTTTGGTTTAAAACAAAAAGGAAATATTATTGAACGCTGCCGTCGTTTAGAAGAAGCTGGTTGGAATTACATTTATCGCGAAGAACTAAGTAACTTAAAAAGTTTATCTTCTCTCAAACGAGGTTTAGCTGACTTGATCGCAGCAGAAGCTAGTTTACGAATGTTACATATGCGCTTGGTAGAAAGTTTTGTCGCAGTTACAGGTACTTATATTCAGGAAAAACCTTGCTTTGAAAGATTTGCCGAAACCAGTCTCATTCTCTTTGATGCGATCGCCAGAATTAAAGGCACTAGAAATCCTCGTCGTCCCCGCTTAGGCTGGCGTAAATCAAGAGTTACCATCGGAGAACCAATTTCTGTCAATCAAAGAGCGATCGCATACCAACAAAATAGACAAGGGGCTAAACAAGCTGTTGCTCAATTAACTCACGATTTACAGATTGCTTTAGAAAAGATGATTGTTTAA
- a CDS encoding AbrB/MazE/SpoVT family DNA-binding domain-containing protein yields MPIKIAKWGNSLGIRIPKHLAEQVQLQEGDEIEISTAEDKLIVTPLKRKKYTLEQLLEGMGEENLHSEIDWGEATGKEQW; encoded by the coding sequence ATGCCTATTAAAATAGCTAAATGGGGTAATAGCTTGGGTATTCGTATCCCAAAACACTTAGCTGAACAAGTACAATTGCAAGAAGGAGATGAAATAGAAATATCAACAGCAGAAGACAAACTAATTGTTACTCCTCTCAAGCGCAAGAAATATACTTTAGAGCAATTACTCGAAGGAATGGGAGAAGAGAATTTGCACTCGGAAATAGATTGGGGTGAAGCGACGGGAAAAGAACAATGGTAA
- a CDS encoding zinc-dependent alcohol dehydrogenase family protein, with translation MRAMILNEPGQSLRKVELPVPTPQPEQVLLKVRACGVCRTDLHIVDGELPHPKLPLILGHQIVGIVEQVGAKVSKFIPGNRVGVPWLGSTCNCCRYCLSGRENLCDRAQFTGYNLDGGYAEYVVANENFCFFIPNDYPDLQAAPLLCAGLIGYRSYKMTGDAKRVGFYGFGAAAHILLQVACYQDKQVYAFTRRGDTQGQQFALNLGAVWAGSSEELPPDELDAAIIFAPVGNLVPAALHAVAKGGVVVCAGIHMSDIPSFPYEILWSERVLRSVANLTRQDGEEFLTLAPQIPIHTEVTPFALSKANQALEALRSGKINGAAVLVVD, from the coding sequence ATGCGTGCTATGATTCTTAACGAACCAGGTCAATCTTTACGAAAAGTTGAGTTACCTGTGCCTACTCCTCAACCAGAACAAGTTTTATTAAAAGTTCGAGCTTGTGGAGTTTGTCGTACTGATTTACATATAGTAGATGGCGAATTACCTCACCCTAAGTTACCTCTGATTTTAGGACATCAGATTGTTGGAATAGTAGAACAAGTAGGAGCAAAAGTCAGCAAATTTATTCCTGGCAACCGTGTCGGTGTACCTTGGTTAGGTTCTACCTGTAACTGTTGTCGTTATTGTTTATCTGGAAGAGAGAATCTTTGCGACCGCGCTCAATTCACAGGCTACAATCTAGATGGTGGTTATGCTGAATATGTCGTAGCTAACGAAAATTTTTGTTTCTTTATTCCCAATGACTATCCAGATTTACAAGCAGCCCCTCTACTATGTGCTGGTTTAATCGGTTATCGCTCCTACAAAATGACTGGGGATGCAAAACGTGTGGGTTTTTATGGTTTTGGTGCTGCTGCTCACATTTTGCTCCAGGTAGCTTGTTATCAAGATAAGCAAGTTTATGCTTTTACTCGTCGGGGCGATACTCAAGGACAACAATTTGCTCTTAATTTAGGTGCAGTTTGGGCTGGTAGTTCTGAGGAATTACCACCTGATGAATTGGATGCAGCCATTATTTTTGCTCCTGTTGGTAATTTAGTACCAGCAGCCTTACACGCAGTAGCTAAAGGAGGTGTGGTTGTCTGCGCCGGCATCCATATGAGCGATATCCCTTCCTTTCCCTATGAAATTTTATGGTCAGAACGAGTTTTACGCTCAGTTGCTAACCTCACTCGCCAAGATGGAGAAGAGTTTCTCACTCTAGCCCCTCAGATTCCCATTCATACCGAAGTAACTCCTTTTGCTCTAAGTAAAGCTAATCAAGCTTTAGAAGCTTTACGCTCAGGTAAAATTAATGGAGCAGCGGTGTTAGTTGTCGATTAA
- a CDS encoding YebC/PmpR family DNA-binding transcriptional regulator: MAGHSKWANIKRQKARVDAKKGKTFTQLSRAIIVAARNGIPDPAGNFQLRTAIEKAKAAGIPNENIERAIAKGAGTYQDDSILEEIRYEGYGPGGVAILIEALTDNRNRTAADLRAAFSKNGGNLGETGCVSWMFTQKGVVILEGAINEEKLLEVSLEADADSYEIVDDPENPGAEIFTEITNLENLNQTLQAEGFPVKEVELRWLPSNTIEVNDEEQARFLLRLIDALESLDDVQNVTANFEMAEELMTASLV, from the coding sequence ATGGCTGGTCATAGTAAATGGGCAAATATTAAGCGACAAAAAGCAAGAGTAGACGCAAAAAAAGGTAAAACTTTTACTCAGTTATCCCGTGCCATCATCGTAGCTGCACGGAATGGTATTCCCGATCCCGCAGGTAATTTTCAACTACGGACGGCAATTGAAAAAGCCAAAGCAGCAGGAATACCTAACGAGAATATCGAAAGAGCGATCGCAAAAGGAGCAGGGACTTATCAGGATGATTCGATCCTCGAAGAAATTCGTTATGAGGGTTATGGCCCTGGTGGAGTAGCAATTTTAATTGAGGCGTTGACAGACAATCGTAACCGCACGGCTGCGGATTTAAGAGCAGCTTTTAGTAAAAATGGCGGAAATTTGGGTGAAACTGGTTGTGTCAGTTGGATGTTTACTCAAAAAGGTGTGGTGATTTTAGAAGGCGCAATTAATGAAGAAAAATTGTTAGAAGTTTCACTGGAAGCAGATGCAGATAGCTATGAAATTGTAGACGATCCAGAAAATCCAGGTGCAGAAATATTCACAGAAATAACTAATTTAGAAAATCTCAATCAAACTCTCCAAGCTGAAGGATTCCCCGTTAAAGAAGTAGAATTGCGTTGGTTACCGAGTAATACAATTGAAGTAAATGATGAAGAACAAGCTCGTTTTTTACTTAGATTAATTGATGCTTTAGAATCTCTTGATGATGTTCAAAACGTCACAGCTAATTTTGAAATGGCTGAAGAATTAATGACTGCTAGTTTAGTTTAA